One Primulina tabacum isolate GXHZ01 chromosome 10, ASM2559414v2, whole genome shotgun sequence DNA segment encodes these proteins:
- the LOC142505572 gene encoding putative serine/threonine-protein kinase PBL7, with protein sequence MGGWFLCAGKSKLDSKKRKKNQSLEQIRPASGKFDSVPKDGSSNKIAAKIFTFREMAAATRNFRGDCLLGEGGFGRVYKGQLGSSNQVVAIKQLDRNGLQGNREFLVEVLMLCLLDHPNLVNLIGYCADGDQRLLVYEYMPLGSLDEHLNDPVPGRTQLDWNTRMRIAAGAAKGLEYLHNKASPPVIYRDLKCSNILLGEGYHPKLSDFGLAKLRPVGDNTHVSTRVMGTCGYCAPEYAMTGQLTLKSEVYSERGSNKVFKCATEVQNFIFKKTEHLY encoded by the exons ATGGGTGGATGGTTTCTCTGCGCAGGAAAATCGAAGCTGGACTcgaagaagaggaagaagaaTCAGTCTCTTGAACAAATCCGACCTGCTTCAG GTAAATTTGACAGTGTCCCTAAGGATGGATCCTCCAATAAAATTGCAGCCAAGATTTTCACTTTCCGCGAGATGGCAGCTGCTACCAGAAATTTTCGTGGTGATTGTCTACTTGGGGAGGGAGGCTTTGGTAGAGTGTACAAAGGACAGCTGGGAAGCTCAAATCAA GTTGTTGCAATCAAGCAGCTTGATCGAAATGGGCTTCAGGGAAACAGAGAGTTTCTAGTCGAGGTTTTGATGTTATGTCTATTAGATCATCCGAACCTCGTAAATTTAATTGGCTACTGCGCTGATGGAGACCAGAGGCTTCTGGTTTATGAATACATGCCTCTGGGATCTTTGGATGAACATCTAAATG ATCCAGTGCCGGGTAGGACACAGCTTGATTGGAACACAAGGATGAGAATAGCAGCTGGAGCAGCGAAAGGGTTGGAGTATTTACATAACAAAGCTAGCCCTCCTGTTATATACCGTGACCTGAAATGCTCAAATATTTTGCTTGGTGAAGGGTATCATCCGAAGCTATCCGACTTTGGGTTAGCCAAGCTCCGCCCAGTTGGGGATAACACACATGTATCCACGAGGGTTATGGGTACATGTGGATATTGTGCACCTGAGTATGCGATGACAGGACAGCTGACTCTGAAATCAGAAGTCTATAGTGAAAGAGGATCGAAtaaggtgttcaaatgcgcaacggaagttcaaaattttattttcaagaaaaccgaacacctctactaa